From the genome of Denticeps clupeoides chromosome 4, fDenClu1.1, whole genome shotgun sequence, one region includes:
- the LOC114789125 gene encoding ankyrin repeat domain-containing protein 34B yields MSRPVRQKAEGRERDMAEPQTHLPDASPLIAAAQLGKPRLVRLLVEGGARVDERNQRGETALLAACKAMRGEQCGGAMLRLVRHLLRHHAQPNIQDKSGRTALMYACMERAGAEVAATLVAAGADPSMEDYAGASALVYAINAQHQATLQVLLDACRAKGQDIIIIATDVSCDGGSVTRRYLNVPPSPNTSPVSCMSPSDIELKTGSPSFEADRDTIFHFPGRTGGVSSSSSSSSPVRRHRLHSEPWLAVHNLAHLNQAYEEGLRRGGDHECDVEDSSGGAAAAEGRSRRNTLPCLAPPPLLQPPSHASELHSTPTRLHLPPLHEAASKRGKREQGGVKGPARGGCSLPPLAGHAPNSRRQGQRQAGSLEDIRPVSRANL; encoded by the coding sequence ATGTCACGCCCTGTGAGACAGAAGGCTGAGGGACGAGAGAGGGACATGGCGGAGCCGCAGACGCACCTCCCGGACGCGAGTCCGCTGATCGCAGCGGCGCAGCTGGGTAAGCCGCGTCTGGTCAGGCTGCTGGTGGAAGGCGGCGCCCGGGTCGACGAACGCAACCAGCGCGGGGAGACGGCGCTGCTGGCGGCCTGCAAGGCCATGCGAGGCGAGCAGTGCGGCGGCGCCATGCTGCGTCTGGTGCGCCACCTGCTCAGGCACCACGCCCAGCCCAACATCCAGGACAAATCCGGCCGCACGGCCCTGATGTACGCCTGCATGGAAAGGGCCGGCGCCGAGGTGGCCGCGACCCTCGTAGCGGCCGGCGCGGACCCCAGCATGGAGGACTACGCCGGGGCGTCGGCGTTGGTCTACGCCATCAACGCCCAGCACCAAGCGACTCTGCAGGTGCTGCTGGACGCATGCCGGGCGAAGGGCCaggacatcatcatcatcgccacCGATGTGAGCTGCGACGGAGGCTCTGTGACCCGCCGCTACCTGAACGTCCCCCCGTCACCCAACACCTCTCCGGTCTCATGCATGTCCCCGTCAGACATTGAGCTGAAGACGGGCTCGCCGAGCTTCGAGGCCGACAGAGACACCATTTTTCATTTCCCAGGTAGGACGGGCGGCGTCTCCTCCTCTTCGTCGTCCTCGTCCCCCGTCCGGCGTCACCGCCTGCATTCAGAGCCCTGGCTGGCCGTCCACAACCTGGCTCACTTAAACCAAGCATACGAGGAGGGGCTGAGGCGAGGGGGAGACCACGAATGTGATGTCGAGGACAGCAGTGGAGGAGCAGCCGCGGCAGAAGGACGCAGCCGCCGCAACACTCTGCCATGCCTGGCCCCCCCACCGCTTTTACAGCCGCCATCGCACGCCAGCGAGCTCCACTCCACTCCCACCCGACTCCATCTCCCTCCTCTGCACGAGGCGGCCAGCAAGAGGGGCAAGCGGGAGCAGGGCGGGGTGAAGGGCCCGGCGCGGGGAGGCTGCTCCCTGCCCCCGCTCGCCGGCCACGCCCCCAACAGCCGTCGGCAGGGACAGCGGCAGGCCGGGAGCTTGGAGGACATTCGTCCTGTGAGCCGTGCAAATCTATAA